One genomic segment of Mycolicibacterium chubuense NBB4 includes these proteins:
- a CDS encoding dihydrodipicolinate synthase family protein, protein MATAREARDWAHEAIRGIGDSLYTPFTGECGDDIDWDAYRRLVRYCVGDLGREMLWCVSGLAEFWALTLDERKRLLEVAIDEARAINPDVVIQACTAATAAKDCLHLTRHAQEAGADIVYIQTPMMECHGGEGVLNFFRYIADRTDIALGMFNSPSSGYVLTAEESARIAAEIPAVCATKEGAFRPANSRRLHDLSPELLIWECDTTVYRAGWLRDGIVCAAQLGTAGYLFETPQRRLFTEYWNLVWDGKLIEAMDYARTTGMDRFELDRGSWYVCYPGRPDYFTHWGGAFKYAASVLGLPVGAYPESRPPQAILPEAAKAQIRAAYVRLGLVDD, encoded by the coding sequence ATGGCCACAGCGAGGGAAGCGCGCGACTGGGCGCACGAGGCGATCCGCGGTATCGGCGACTCGCTCTACACCCCGTTCACCGGCGAGTGCGGCGACGACATCGACTGGGACGCCTACCGCCGGCTGGTGCGTTACTGCGTCGGCGACCTCGGACGTGAAATGCTGTGGTGTGTCAGCGGTTTGGCCGAGTTCTGGGCGCTGACGCTCGACGAGCGCAAACGCCTGCTGGAAGTCGCGATCGACGAAGCCCGCGCGATCAATCCGGACGTCGTCATCCAGGCCTGCACCGCGGCGACGGCGGCCAAGGACTGTCTGCACCTCACTCGCCACGCTCAGGAGGCCGGCGCCGACATCGTCTACATCCAGACGCCGATGATGGAATGCCACGGCGGCGAAGGGGTGCTGAACTTCTTCCGCTACATCGCCGATCGCACCGACATCGCGCTCGGCATGTTCAACTCGCCGTCGTCGGGCTATGTGTTGACCGCCGAGGAGAGCGCGCGCATCGCCGCGGAGATTCCCGCCGTGTGCGCGACGAAGGAGGGCGCGTTCCGGCCCGCCAACAGCAGACGCCTGCACGACCTGTCGCCCGAGCTGCTGATCTGGGAGTGCGACACCACGGTTTACCGCGCAGGCTGGCTGCGCGACGGCATCGTCTGCGCGGCGCAGTTGGGCACGGCGGGCTATCTGTTCGAGACTCCGCAACGGCGGCTGTTCACCGAGTACTGGAACCTGGTGTGGGACGGCAAGCTGATCGAGGCGATGGATTACGCGCGCACGACGGGCATGGATCGGTTCGAGCTCGACAGAGGGTCCTGGTACGTCTGCTACCCGGGCCGCCCCGACTACTTCACGCACTGGGGCGGGGCGTTCAAGTACGCGGCGTCGGTGCTCGGGCTGCCCGTCGGCGCGTACCCGGAATCCCGTCCGCCGCAAGCGATTTTGCCCGAAGCTGCCAAGGCCCAGATCCGTGCGGCCTACGTGCGGCTGGGTCTGGTCGACGACTGA
- a CDS encoding enoyl-CoA hydratase, which yields MSAVDRVAEPAGAPAEAVLFDQRDSGVAVLTLNRPERMNAWGGGLAGAFYRCIDRAEADPDVRVVVLTGSGRAFCAGADMGDLDTIGAASETAGHSDVSQLVGERHPAFVTRLRKPVIAAVNGACAGIGLTQALMCDVRFAAAGAKFTTAFARRGLIAEYGISWILPRVIGWGAALDLLLSGRTFYAEEAAELGLVKEVVPAGELMPRVLDYAEDMARNCAPSALAVIKRQIYEDALRNLHDTSAAAEKLMHESMLRPDFIEGITAFFEKRAPSFPPLEEETP from the coding sequence GTGAGCGCTGTGGATCGCGTCGCCGAACCGGCAGGCGCCCCCGCGGAAGCCGTCCTGTTCGACCAGCGGGACAGCGGCGTGGCGGTGCTGACCCTCAACCGCCCCGAGCGCATGAACGCCTGGGGCGGTGGCCTCGCCGGTGCGTTCTACCGGTGTATCGACCGCGCCGAGGCCGACCCCGACGTCCGCGTCGTCGTTCTCACCGGCAGCGGCCGCGCCTTCTGCGCCGGTGCCGACATGGGCGATCTGGACACCATCGGTGCAGCGAGTGAGACAGCGGGCCACAGCGACGTCTCGCAGTTGGTCGGGGAGCGTCACCCCGCGTTCGTCACCCGATTGCGCAAGCCGGTCATCGCCGCCGTCAACGGTGCGTGCGCCGGCATCGGGCTCACCCAGGCACTGATGTGCGACGTCCGGTTCGCGGCCGCGGGCGCGAAATTCACCACCGCGTTCGCCCGGCGGGGTCTGATCGCCGAGTACGGGATCTCGTGGATCCTGCCGCGCGTGATCGGGTGGGGTGCCGCCCTGGACCTGCTGCTGTCCGGCCGGACCTTCTACGCCGAGGAGGCCGCCGAACTCGGGCTGGTGAAAGAGGTCGTCCCCGCCGGTGAGCTGATGCCCCGGGTGCTGGACTACGCCGAGGACATGGCGCGCAACTGCGCGCCGAGCGCACTGGCCGTCATCAAGCGGCAGATCTACGAAGACGCCTTGCGAAACCTGCACGACACCAGTGCCGCAGCAGAGAAACTGATGCACGAGTCGATGCTGCGGCCCGACTTCATCGAAGGCATCACCGCGTTCTTCGAGAAGCGAGCGCCCAGCTTCCCGCCGCTCGAGGAGGAGACGCCATGA
- a CDS encoding amidohydrolase family protein yields MTSRQEAQQTAHGLPLDYRAIDVDNHYYEPLDAFTRHLPKEFKRRGVQMLTEGKRTFAVMGGVVNHFIPNPTFDPIIEPGCLDLLFRGEIPEGVDPASLMKVDRLSEHPEYQQREARVKILDRQNLETAFMLPTFACGVEEALKHDIEATMASVHAFNLWLDEDWGFDRPDHRFLSAPIISLADPDKAVEEVEFVLSRGARIVCVRPAPVPGLVKPRSLGDPLHDPVWARLAEAGVPVVFHLSDSGYLAIAALWGGQATFEGFGKKDPLDQVLLDDRAIHDAMASMIVHQVFTRHPTLKVASIENGSYFVYRLIKRLKKSANTAPYHYREDPVEQLKNNVWIAPYYEDDVKLLAETIGVDRILFGSDWPHGEGLADPMTFTADIPQFPEFSSEDTRKVMRDNALELIGAHVSTSA; encoded by the coding sequence ATGACCAGCCGGCAAGAAGCGCAGCAGACTGCGCATGGGCTACCGCTCGACTACCGAGCGATCGACGTCGACAACCACTACTACGAACCGCTCGACGCGTTCACGCGCCACCTGCCCAAGGAATTCAAGCGCCGCGGTGTGCAGATGCTCACCGAGGGCAAGCGCACCTTCGCCGTCATGGGCGGCGTCGTGAACCATTTCATCCCGAACCCGACCTTCGACCCGATCATCGAACCGGGCTGTCTGGACCTGCTTTTCCGCGGCGAGATCCCCGAGGGTGTCGACCCGGCGTCGCTGATGAAAGTGGATCGCCTTTCGGAGCATCCCGAGTACCAGCAGCGAGAAGCCCGGGTGAAGATCCTGGACAGGCAGAACCTCGAGACGGCGTTCATGCTGCCGACGTTCGCGTGCGGTGTCGAAGAGGCGCTCAAGCACGACATCGAGGCGACGATGGCCTCGGTGCACGCCTTCAATCTGTGGCTCGACGAGGACTGGGGTTTCGACCGACCGGACCACCGCTTCCTGTCGGCGCCGATCATCTCGCTCGCCGATCCGGACAAGGCCGTCGAAGAGGTCGAGTTCGTCCTGAGCCGGGGCGCCAGGATCGTGTGCGTGCGGCCTGCACCGGTACCCGGTCTGGTCAAGCCCCGCTCGCTCGGCGATCCGCTGCACGACCCGGTCTGGGCCCGGCTTGCCGAGGCCGGCGTCCCGGTGGTCTTCCACCTCTCCGACAGTGGCTATCTCGCGATCGCCGCACTGTGGGGCGGACAGGCGACCTTCGAGGGGTTCGGCAAGAAGGATCCGCTCGACCAGGTCCTGCTCGACGACCGCGCGATCCACGATGCGATGGCGTCGATGATCGTGCACCAGGTGTTCACCCGCCATCCGACGCTCAAGGTGGCCAGCATCGAGAACGGCTCGTACTTCGTGTACCGGCTGATCAAGCGGCTGAAGAAGTCCGCCAACACCGCGCCTTACCACTACCGTGAAGACCCCGTCGAGCAGCTGAAGAACAACGTGTGGATCGCGCCCTACTACGAGGATGACGTGAAACTGCTCGCCGAGACGATCGGTGTGGACAGGATCCTGTTCGGTTCCGACTGGCCGCACGGCGAGGGGCTGGCCGATCCGATGACCTTCACCGCGGACATCCCGCAGTTCCCGGAGTTCAGTTCGGAGGATACCCGAAAAGTGATGCGCGACAACGCACTCGAGCTCATCGGCGCACACGTCTCGACCTCCGCGTAG
- a CDS encoding acyl-CoA synthetase, which translates to MGEWTIGDVVDAIADVIPDRTMTLCGQRRTTYGDMAQRTRRFANYLAGEGFGVQRERDELQNWECGQDRIALIMYNDRYPELVVGCLKARTVPVNVNHHYTPHEVADLLGYVKPRAVVYHKALGAAFANVLPPPGCELLIEVDDGSAAPALPGAVDFETAVAQGDPDRRIAGSPNDLIMYCTGGTTGRPKGVLWRQSDTYVSSMVGADHASASDIHEKVARNTGAPWFAVSPLMHAAGLWTVFSGVLAGLPVVLYDDRGKFDPRLVWQTAEREKVGLMTMVGDAYAAPLIEELHRRSYDLSSLYAIGTGGAATNPKHVSALLEKLPQLTIINGYGSSETGNMGFGHNQRGSHRETFDLREGGTVVSGDVTRFLQPGDPEVGWVVRTGRIPLGYFDDSEATRRTFPVVEGRRVVISGDRASLEADGTLRLYGRDSLVVNTGGEKVFVEEVEAVLRAHPAVADALVVGRDSDRWGQEIVALVQLHDRAAAAPETLHAACVEQLARFKAPKEFIIVDKVRRLGNGKADYRWARNTAASRQLDEATQRALA; encoded by the coding sequence ATGGGCGAGTGGACCATCGGCGACGTCGTCGACGCCATCGCCGACGTCATTCCAGACCGCACGATGACGCTGTGCGGGCAACGCAGGACCACGTACGGCGACATGGCGCAGCGCACCCGCCGCTTCGCGAATTACCTGGCCGGCGAAGGGTTCGGGGTGCAGCGCGAACGTGACGAGCTGCAGAACTGGGAATGCGGCCAGGACCGCATCGCGCTGATCATGTACAACGACCGCTATCCGGAACTCGTGGTCGGCTGCCTGAAGGCACGTACCGTGCCCGTCAACGTCAACCACCACTACACACCGCACGAGGTCGCCGACCTGCTCGGCTACGTGAAGCCCCGCGCGGTCGTCTACCACAAGGCGCTGGGCGCCGCGTTCGCCAACGTGCTGCCCCCGCCCGGGTGTGAGCTGCTGATCGAGGTCGACGACGGCAGCGCGGCACCTGCACTGCCGGGTGCGGTGGACTTCGAAACCGCTGTCGCGCAGGGTGACCCGGATCGGCGCATCGCCGGCTCGCCGAACGACCTGATCATGTACTGCACCGGCGGCACCACCGGCCGCCCCAAGGGCGTGCTGTGGCGGCAGAGCGACACCTACGTGTCGTCGATGGTGGGCGCCGACCACGCGTCGGCGTCCGACATCCACGAGAAGGTGGCCCGTAACACCGGGGCCCCGTGGTTCGCCGTCTCGCCGCTGATGCACGCGGCCGGGCTGTGGACGGTGTTCTCGGGTGTGCTGGCGGGCCTGCCGGTGGTGCTCTACGACGACCGGGGGAAGTTCGATCCGCGACTGGTGTGGCAGACGGCCGAGCGGGAGAAGGTCGGCTTGATGACGATGGTGGGCGACGCCTACGCGGCCCCGCTGATCGAGGAGCTCCATCGACGGAGCTATGACCTGTCTTCGCTCTACGCGATCGGAACCGGTGGCGCCGCAACCAATCCCAAGCATGTCAGCGCGTTACTGGAGAAGCTGCCCCAGCTGACCATCATCAACGGCTACGGATCATCGGAGACGGGCAACATGGGATTCGGGCACAACCAGCGCGGGTCGCACCGCGAGACGTTCGACCTGCGCGAAGGAGGCACCGTGGTCTCCGGCGACGTAACGCGGTTCCTGCAGCCCGGGGACCCGGAGGTGGGATGGGTGGTCCGCACCGGCCGGATCCCGCTGGGCTACTTCGACGACTCCGAGGCCACGCGGAGGACTTTCCCGGTGGTCGAGGGCCGGCGCGTGGTGATCTCCGGAGACCGCGCATCGCTGGAGGCCGACGGCACGCTGCGGCTGTACGGCCGGGACTCGCTGGTGGTCAACACCGGCGGTGAAAAGGTTTTCGTGGAGGAGGTCGAGGCCGTCCTGCGCGCGCATCCGGCCGTGGCCGATGCGCTGGTGGTGGGCCGCGACAGCGACAGGTGGGGCCAGGAGATCGTCGCGCTGGTGCAACTGCATGACAGGGCGGCGGCGGCGCCGGAGACGCTGCACGCCGCCTGCGTGGAGCAGCTGGCGCGGTTCAAGGCACCCAAGGAGTTCATCATCGTCGACAAAGTGCGCAGGCTCGGTAACGGCAAGGCCGACTACCGATGGGCCAGGAACACGGCGGCGAGCCGCCAATTGGATGAAGCCACGCAGCGAGCGCTCGCATGA
- a CDS encoding amidohydrolase family protein: protein MTRPVTPRVIDCLVNVHFGETAQQPEFMLKVRDDYFKGPKSLYDQVELPALLDEMAEQGVERAVLMDNLAKPSVTARKFAEERPDKFSLAIGGVNLLRPMPSLRELVAVHSGLPLTYAVVGPSFWGDGMYPPSDAVYYPLYTKCAELELPLCINTGLPGPPIPGEAQNPMHLDRVCVRFPELKLCMIHGADPWWDVAIRLLIKYANLRLMTSAWSPKRLPETLLHYMRTRGTNKVIFASDWPVLRQSRVVPEALALDLPPEVLDNYLYNNANDFFFAGHTEQEA, encoded by the coding sequence ATGACGCGCCCCGTCACCCCCAGAGTCATTGATTGCCTGGTCAACGTCCATTTCGGCGAGACCGCCCAGCAGCCCGAGTTCATGCTCAAGGTCCGCGACGACTACTTCAAGGGCCCGAAGTCGCTGTACGACCAGGTCGAACTGCCCGCGTTGCTCGACGAGATGGCCGAGCAGGGCGTCGAGAGGGCCGTCCTGATGGACAACCTCGCCAAACCGTCGGTGACCGCGCGGAAGTTCGCCGAGGAGCGCCCCGACAAGTTCTCGCTGGCGATCGGGGGGGTCAACCTGCTGCGGCCCATGCCGTCGCTGCGGGAGCTCGTCGCAGTGCACAGCGGCCTGCCGCTCACGTATGCCGTTGTCGGACCGAGCTTCTGGGGCGACGGTATGTACCCGCCCAGCGATGCCGTCTACTACCCGCTCTACACCAAGTGCGCGGAGCTGGAACTCCCGCTGTGCATCAACACCGGCCTGCCCGGCCCGCCGATTCCCGGGGAGGCGCAGAACCCCATGCACCTGGACCGGGTGTGCGTTCGTTTCCCGGAGTTGAAACTCTGCATGATCCACGGCGCCGACCCGTGGTGGGACGTCGCGATCCGGTTGTTGATCAAATACGCCAACCTCCGCCTCATGACGTCGGCCTGGTCGCCGAAGCGGTTGCCGGAGACGCTGCTGCACTACATGCGGACGCGCGGCACGAACAAGGTGATCTTCGCGTCGGACTGGCCGGTGCTCCGGCAGAGCCGCGTCGTCCCGGAGGCGCTGGCGCTGGATCTGCCGCCCGAGGTCCTGGACAACTATCTGTACAACAACGCGAACGACTTCTTCTTCGCCGGCCACACCGAACAGGAGGCCTGA
- a CDS encoding acyl-CoA dehydrogenase family protein, protein MDRYELRRQDYSLSEDHKALQAAYRDFFGTRCTIETVRAAEGTGFDKNLWERLCAMGATTMALPESLGGDGATLVDLTLVAEEIGRSLAPVPWIDHVCAARLLGRLGGIEPEVVDGRRVVALDPQQDSTSGVRLLPAGSVADRLVLRDGDEIVEVAFASRPARVDNIGKLPMAWVDPAAADTRTVLASGSAVLTEYQRALDEWRLLTGAALVGLVEETMTIAAEFAKTRYTLGVPISTLQAISHPLANIAITVQGGRNLARRAAWFLDNEPEERPELAPSAFLFMAEEAAKAATMAVHVQGGLGVSAEAAATAYLVRARGWAVAAGDPGATATRIAGIVAEREGRS, encoded by the coding sequence GTGGACCGTTACGAACTTCGCAGGCAGGATTACAGCCTCTCCGAGGACCACAAGGCGCTGCAGGCCGCCTACCGGGACTTCTTCGGAACCCGCTGCACGATCGAGACCGTGCGTGCCGCGGAGGGGACCGGCTTCGACAAGAATCTGTGGGAACGCCTGTGCGCGATGGGCGCGACGACGATGGCGCTGCCGGAGTCGCTGGGCGGAGACGGCGCCACTCTAGTGGACCTCACGCTGGTGGCCGAGGAGATCGGCCGCTCGCTGGCGCCGGTGCCGTGGATCGACCACGTTTGCGCGGCAAGGCTTCTCGGGCGTCTCGGTGGGATCGAACCCGAGGTCGTCGACGGCAGACGAGTGGTGGCGCTGGACCCGCAGCAGGACAGTACGTCCGGCGTCAGACTCCTGCCCGCCGGGTCCGTCGCCGACCGACTGGTCCTGCGCGACGGCGACGAGATCGTCGAGGTCGCCTTCGCCTCGCGACCGGCACGGGTCGACAACATCGGGAAGTTGCCGATGGCATGGGTCGACCCCGCGGCGGCAGACACCCGCACGGTGCTCGCGAGCGGGAGCGCGGTGCTGACCGAATATCAACGCGCGCTGGATGAGTGGCGGTTGTTGACCGGTGCTGCTCTGGTCGGTCTCGTCGAGGAGACGATGACGATCGCCGCCGAGTTCGCCAAGACCCGCTACACGCTCGGTGTGCCGATCTCCACGCTTCAGGCCATCTCCCACCCGCTGGCCAACATCGCGATCACGGTGCAGGGCGGCCGCAACCTCGCCCGGCGGGCGGCCTGGTTCCTCGACAACGAACCCGAGGAACGCCCGGAGCTGGCGCCGTCGGCCTTCCTGTTCATGGCCGAAGAAGCCGCCAAGGCGGCGACGATGGCCGTCCATGTGCAGGGCGGGCTGGGGGTCTCGGCCGAGGCGGCCGCCACCGCCTACCTCGTGCGGGCGCGGGGCTGGGCCGTCGCCGCCGGTGACCCGGGAGCGACCGCCACGCGCATCGCCGGGATCGTCGCCGAACGCGAAGGGCGGAGCTGA
- a CDS encoding acyl-CoA dehydrogenase family protein has translation MDFSRVQLSDEDRQFLDDACSFLREVVTDEVIRRDRETGDNFDEGVHLALGAAGYLEREWKHDSERAFTRVQRRIWELEKRRAHVPWVTSGTTAMIARSVEKFGSAELKDEVLPGVYSGHVRMCLGYTEPEGGSDVATCKTRAVRDGDGASWIINGSKMFTTGAHNCQYVFLITNTDPTAPKHKSLTMFLVPLDTPGIEIQGIRTVDGDRTNIVYYSDVRVDDRYRLGEVNDGWTVVREPLNVEHGAVDSAADGLADVSIMMHQAGFMAAAVDAVAAKASVPDVNGRRLIDDGSVGYRLGRSVARLEAALSAPSIFGRVALAQTMRDISPDLMDIMGTASALPAGTDGAADDGASEYIYRFAPLVGIYGGTLEVFRNMIAQYALGLGKPNYSPPAPKAG, from the coding sequence ATGGATTTCTCCCGCGTGCAACTCAGCGACGAGGACCGGCAGTTCCTCGACGACGCCTGCAGTTTCCTGCGCGAAGTGGTGACCGACGAGGTCATCCGGCGAGACCGCGAGACCGGCGACAACTTCGACGAAGGCGTCCACCTCGCACTCGGTGCCGCGGGCTACCTCGAGCGCGAGTGGAAGCACGACTCCGAGCGCGCCTTCACCCGGGTCCAGCGGCGCATCTGGGAGCTGGAGAAGCGCCGCGCGCATGTGCCGTGGGTGACCTCGGGGACCACCGCGATGATCGCCCGGTCGGTCGAGAAGTTCGGCTCGGCGGAGCTGAAAGACGAAGTGCTGCCCGGTGTCTACAGCGGCCATGTCCGCATGTGTCTGGGCTACACCGAGCCCGAGGGCGGCTCCGACGTGGCGACCTGCAAGACGCGCGCGGTGCGCGACGGTGATGGGGCGAGCTGGATCATCAACGGCTCGAAGATGTTCACCACCGGAGCGCACAACTGCCAGTACGTCTTCCTCATCACCAACACCGATCCGACGGCACCGAAACACAAGAGCCTCACCATGTTCCTGGTGCCGTTGGACACGCCGGGCATCGAGATCCAGGGCATCCGCACCGTGGACGGGGATCGGACGAACATCGTGTACTACAGCGACGTTCGCGTCGACGACCGGTACCGGCTCGGCGAGGTGAACGACGGGTGGACGGTCGTGCGCGAGCCCCTCAACGTCGAGCACGGCGCGGTGGACTCGGCGGCCGACGGCCTGGCGGACGTGTCGATCATGATGCATCAGGCCGGCTTCATGGCGGCCGCCGTGGACGCGGTCGCAGCGAAAGCCTCCGTGCCAGATGTCAATGGCCGCAGGCTGATCGACGACGGATCTGTGGGCTATCGGCTGGGCCGCAGCGTGGCCCGGTTGGAGGCGGCGTTGTCGGCGCCCAGCATCTTCGGCCGGGTCGCCCTGGCGCAGACCATGCGGGACATCTCGCCCGACCTGATGGACATCATGGGGACCGCCTCGGCGCTTCCCGCTGGCACCGACGGCGCGGCCGACGACGGCGCTTCGGAGTACATCTACCGCTTCGCACCGCTGGTCGGCATCTATGGCGGCACGCTCGAGGTGTTCCGCAACATGATCGCGCAGTACGCGCTGGGACTCGGCAAGCCGAACTACTCGCCGCCTGCGCCGAAAGCCGGCTGA
- a CDS encoding thiolase family protein gives MHDVAIIGVGLHPFGRFEGKTAMQMGVDAITAAVDDAGVHWTDIQFGVGGSWTVANPDAIVGMVGLSGIPFTNVFNACATAASATKACADGIRLGDYDIGIAVGLDKHPRGAFTEDPALVGMPSWYAENGQYLTTQFFGMKANRYLHQHGISHTTLAKVVTKNLRNGALNPNAFRRKPMTEEAVLNSPMLNYPLTQYMFCSPDEGAAAVVMCRADVAHRYTDKPVYVRAVEVRTRRYGAYEVNTTFAPVSEDVSPTVYAARAAFEKAGIEPSDVDVIQLQDTDAGAEIIHMAEAGFCADGDQEKLIADGATEIGGAMPVNTDGGLLANGEPIGASGLRQLHEIVRQLRGEAGDRQIPGDPKVGFAQLYGAPGTAGATILTT, from the coding sequence ATGCACGACGTCGCGATCATCGGCGTGGGACTGCACCCCTTCGGCAGGTTCGAGGGCAAGACGGCGATGCAGATGGGGGTGGACGCCATCACCGCCGCGGTCGACGACGCCGGGGTGCACTGGACGGACATCCAGTTCGGGGTCGGCGGGAGCTGGACCGTCGCCAATCCCGACGCCATCGTGGGCATGGTCGGCCTGTCCGGGATTCCCTTCACGAACGTGTTCAACGCGTGCGCCACCGCGGCAAGCGCCACCAAGGCCTGCGCCGACGGAATCCGGCTGGGCGACTACGACATCGGGATCGCCGTCGGACTGGACAAGCATCCGCGCGGCGCTTTCACCGAGGACCCCGCGCTGGTGGGCATGCCGAGCTGGTATGCCGAGAACGGGCAGTACCTGACCACCCAGTTCTTCGGCATGAAGGCGAACCGGTACCTGCATCAGCACGGCATCAGCCACACGACGCTGGCCAAGGTGGTGACCAAGAACCTCCGCAACGGCGCGCTGAACCCGAACGCTTTCCGGCGCAAGCCGATGACCGAGGAAGCGGTCCTGAACTCCCCGATGCTGAACTATCCGCTGACGCAGTACATGTTCTGCTCGCCCGATGAGGGCGCCGCGGCCGTGGTGATGTGCCGCGCCGACGTGGCCCACCGGTACACTGACAAGCCGGTGTACGTGCGGGCGGTCGAAGTGCGCACCCGCAGATACGGTGCCTATGAGGTGAACACGACCTTCGCGCCGGTGTCGGAGGACGTCTCCCCCACCGTCTACGCGGCGCGGGCGGCATTCGAGAAGGCCGGCATCGAGCCTTCCGATGTCGATGTGATCCAGTTGCAGGACACCGACGCCGGTGCCGAGATCATCCACATGGCCGAAGCCGGATTCTGTGCCGACGGTGATCAGGAGAAGCTCATCGCCGACGGCGCGACCGAGATCGGCGGCGCCATGCCGGTCAACACCGACGGCGGCCTGCTGGCCAACGGCGAGCCGATCGGCGCATCGGGGCTGCGGCAGCTGCACGAGATCGTGCGCCAACTCCGCGGCGAGGCCGGCGACCGGCAGATCCCCGGAGACCCCAAGGTCGGTTTCGCCCAGCTCTACGGCGCCCCGGGCACCGCCGGCGCAACGATCCTCACCACCTAG
- a CDS encoding NYN domain-containing protein: MRWIVDGMNVIGTRPDGWWRDRQRAMAALVDRLEAWARREDLTVTVVFEKPPTPPIESTVISVTHAPAAAPGSADDEIVRIIRADPRPDQIRVATSDRALAERVRSANATVWPAERLRELIDPR; encoded by the coding sequence GTGCGCTGGATTGTCGACGGTATGAACGTGATCGGCACCCGCCCGGACGGCTGGTGGCGCGACCGGCAACGCGCGATGGCTGCGCTGGTCGACCGGTTGGAGGCCTGGGCCCGACGCGAGGACCTCACGGTGACGGTCGTGTTCGAGAAGCCGCCGACACCGCCGATCGAATCGACGGTGATCTCCGTGACGCACGCGCCCGCCGCTGCGCCCGGCTCCGCCGACGACGAGATCGTCAGGATCATTCGCGCCGACCCCCGTCCGGACCAGATCCGGGTCGCGACCTCGGACCGGGCGCTGGCCGAACGCGTGCGCTCAGCCAATGCCACCGTCTGGCCCGCCGAGCGGTTGCGCGAGCTGATCGACCCGCGCTGA